Proteins from one Catalinimonas alkaloidigena genomic window:
- a CDS encoding OsmC family protein, with the protein MKISANVENSAYAHSVVVRTNEKVQAIPIPGKATGYGSAVNGGELLMLALATCFCNDLYREAQKRGITLTHVAVEASGEFVQEGAAGTNLVYKARIEGDASREELDVLLKHTDQVAEIQNTLRAGVRVERVD; encoded by the coding sequence TGAGAACAGCGCCTATGCGCACTCGGTGGTGGTGCGTACCAACGAAAAAGTGCAGGCGATTCCGATTCCCGGTAAAGCTACCGGCTACGGCTCGGCCGTGAACGGAGGCGAGCTGCTGATGCTGGCCCTGGCCACGTGCTTTTGCAACGACCTGTACCGGGAAGCCCAGAAGCGGGGCATCACCCTCACCCACGTAGCTGTCGAGGCCTCCGGCGAATTTGTGCAGGAGGGGGCCGCCGGAACCAACCTGGTGTACAAAGCCCGGATTGAGGGCGACGCTTCACGGGAAGAACTGGACGTCTTGCTCAAACACACCGATCAGGTGGCAGAAATTCAGAATACCCTGCGCGCGGGGGTGCGGGTGGAACGGGTGGATTGA